In Hydractinia symbiolongicarpus strain clone_291-10 chromosome 13, HSymV2.1, whole genome shotgun sequence, a single genomic region encodes these proteins:
- the LOC130623406 gene encoding NFATC2-interacting protein-like, translating into MSSDEDSDSGLFSYGNKLKLTFKAPKTAKTDILSQSESSSSASSKSDDEDVTEELNNISDAESMKIKCDKRLGADLFSPSPPPPPCKKIPISKDERPSHDPTERLLRRLKEQVVSSPNLSVELMDTPSKDRSEKVKVRLHGIIKKYEISRSEPLKSLFEQIATSENVAVERVSLSLANCNIKPTDTLETINETVADIIECVVYLDSVEIEEEKISVILQQGRQRDAYTISKNDVLEKLFQTYCKEKKTLARKTCFKFDGDNIDPNSNPVDLDLDDGDIIDVIVTSR; encoded by the exons ATGAGTAGTGATGAGGACAGTGATAGTGGTTTGTTTAGCTATGGAAACAAGTTAAAATTAACGTTTAAAGCTCCAAAAACAGCAAAGACAGATATATTATCACAGTCAGAGTCGTCCTCTTCAGCATCAAGCAAAAGCGATGATGAAGATGTTACTGAAGAATTAAATAACATTTCAGATGCTGagtcaatgaaaattaaatgtgataaaag GTTAGGTGCAGATCTATTTTCACCATCCCCACCACCTCCACCTTGCAAGAAGATCCCAATTTCAAAAGATGAACGTCCTTCACA TGATCCCACTGAGCGCCTCTTACGAAGGTTGAAAGAGCAAGTTGTATCATCACCAAACCTCTCAGTGGAACTAATGGACACTCCTAGTAAAGACAGATCAGAAAAAGTAAAAGTCCGCTTGCATGGCATCATTAAAAAGTATGAAATCTCAAGA agCGAACCTCTTAAGAGTCTGTTCGAACAAATCGCAACGTCGGAAAATGTGGCTGTTGAAAGAGTGTCGTTAAGTTTGGCGAACTGCAATATAAAACCTACAGACACGTTAGAAACAATCAATGAAACAGTTGCTGATATTATTG AGTGCGTTGTATATTTGGATTCTGTTGAAATAGAGGAGGAGAAGATATCTGTTATATTACAGCAAGGAAGACAAAGAGACGCTTACACTATTTCAAAG aatGATGTTTTGGAAAAACTATTTCAAACatactgcaaagaaaaaaagacattagCGAGAAAAACTTGTTTCAAGTTTGATGGAGATAATATTGACCCAAATAGCAACCCGGTTGATCTGGATTTAGATGATGGAGATATTATAGATGTTATTGTAACTAGTAGATGA